The Poecilia reticulata strain Guanapo linkage group LG1, Guppy_female_1.0+MT, whole genome shotgun sequence DNA window ATGAATAATTCTATGGCATCTTGTTTTTCCTAGTTTGCAACAATCTCCactatgtgtttttttcttattatttatatatcttggctttttttttcctttcagggGGGTTTAGGTTATGAGCTAATGACATGTTGTGGGAGCCCTGCATATGCTGCTCCGGAGCTCATTCAGGGAAAAGCATACATTGGTTCAGAGGTAAGACACTTGCAAAGCtctaactttaaaatgttgaactttgGTTTTTGTAAGACCCATTTGACCCAGCTGGACTTGCTCTCAGTAAGAATGATTTCACAGTTCTGCTCTTTGATGTTTGTCCTGATCATATTTTCTGGTGCATAACTCATAGCAGCTGAGCTGTGAAATCCTGTCTGTTACACTTGGTGCTGACATGCTGCTATGTGACGTCTAATGTCCAGGCTGATGTATGGAGTATGGGAGTGCTGCTGTTTGCTCTTCTCTGTGGATATCTTCCCTTTGACGATGACAACTGCATGATCCTTTACAGAAAGATTATGGTATGTGATGTGCAATTTCTGTTGAATACAAAGCAGTTCCAGTCTAATTTACTACAAGACTAGCGTTGCAGTTGAGACCACCTGACCCGAACGAGACGAGACCAAGATAAACTATTAGATCATTGCTGCAGTCTTAACAAGATGGAGACGTACAGTTGTTGAACTATCGTTCTTTCTTTCCATATCGTTGAAAGAACAGAGAAACATGCACACAGTTGCACTGGAAATGTATCCTCATTATCACACCATCTGTACACGCATGCATCAAGgagcactttttaaattttcaaagtaaagaatttatttgtatttgaataGATGGTGGTTATTTATCTGTCATTTAACCTTACTAACCATTTTATTCtcaatgttttaattataaCCTTTGGGttaattttaataacttttaacCCTGATCTTTTGATTCCTCTTTTTCCAGAGGGGTAAATATGACAACCCACAGTGGCTCTCACCAGGCAGCGTCATCCTTCTCAACCAAATGATGCAGGTGTGTATTTACTATGGCTGattcattcttgtttttatttttatttttatttttctgttttctcttagCCACGGTTTTCTAGTGTTTGTGGAATAAATCAAAGAACTTAAAATTATTTAGCCCTCTGGTTTTGTTAAGTTACCACATGTCTGTCATACACAAAAGTGGatctcttgaactttttcagtttgtccCATTTAAGCATTAACCTCCAGTATATTTTGAGATTTATGAAGCAAAGGAGTGgatataatgaaaaaaagaataagtgAATTTGAAATTTATGCCTAGAAAAATCAACCAGCCAcacataatgtttttattttgctggtcCTGTGCATGAATAAAATGGTTACATTATGTCTTCAGCGTGTAGCCAAGTTCTTCAGAGTTATGAAACGgagaaacatctaaaagctGAAGGACACCAGCCCTCGAGCACCGGAGTTGGTTACATGAGCACATAACATGTAATGGCTCAGTCAATCCAGTTACTTGTATAAACTGATGTTAACAGACTCTGCTCATCAAATTTGAACTGAACTTGAGCTGTTTTGAACAAAGTAATGAGGAAATGATGTCAGTGTCAAGACAGCGTCTTACTGTAGTAAAATGTGGTTCAACAAAGGCTTTTCTCACTGGGGCTGGATACAAATGCAagctacacttttcagatttttattgggggaaaaaaatcagaaatcatgtataatttttcttcagttattttctgtataaattcttcctgtcacataaaatgccAGTAGAAAAACATTAAGGTGTATGGATATAACGTGACAAgatgtgaataaaatgaaagatttgACAACTTTTGAAAGGCACTGTGAAGTTactaaatgattttaaaatagagATGCACATGTTCTCACAAAACATCATGCAGCCTTTAGACCAGGGGTTTGTTTTTGCCTACTGAGGTGTTGTTTCTGCGCATGCCCTCTAGGTGGACCCCAAGCGTCGCCTGACGGTCAGACAGCTTCTGGATCATCCCTGGGTGATGAAGGACTACAACAGCCCCGTAGAGTGGCTCAGCAGACAGCCGGTACAGGCAGCCAGAAAGCAGCAAATCTCTGACACAAACTCTGATTTTCATGAAGCAGGCTTTAAATGAGGACACTTTTAATTTGGCACAGAACATGTAGTCTCTCAACCAACCACCGACccattcagattttaattttttcttttttttgtaggttGCCTATATAGATGAGGACTGTATCACTGAGATGGCGGTAAACATGAAGCGATCACGAGAGAGCACCGCAGCGCTGGTgaaggaggtgtgtgtgtgtgtgtgtgtgtactagTACTTGTGCCTCCCagcttgttgctgtttgtgtgcTTTATGATTGCGTTGCCGGCTCATGTAGTGTGTGAAAACAGACTCTAGCAGCTTCCTTTAGATGTGCAGATTAATAGATTTGACCTTCCAACAGTGGAAGTACGATCAGGTCACAGCCAcctacctgctgctgctgtccaagAAGCAGAAGGGGAAGCCTGTTCGCCTTCGCCCTGAGGTGCGCCTCTGTGAGGACTCTCCTCTGCACCAAGGACTGCAGGTAACATGCAGGACCCGACCAGCTATTTTTAGAATATCACAAAGTTGgatatttagttaaaacaatcctaatttaatttacttaatgattcaatataaaaaaaaaagtagtctaagaattttttttgctttgctttcagAAAAGAGAAGCTCTTCACTTCAGTGAAGACGAAGACGCTGTCATTATCGGGTCTTTGGACTTTTGTTCCGACTACATTGATGATTCTCCCTGGGTGTCAGTTCGACAACACAAAACGCAGGCAGGCAGAGGTCGGCAAGACGAAAACAAAGATATGGTATGAGTGAGAtatctttagttttctttacATGTGCAGTGGAGTAGATGCACAATAAAAAACCTGATGAGTAAAAGGTGACAGACGAGCCTTTACGCTTCTGCAAGAACATGCAACCACAAACCCCACTCCATTGATGAGTTTGTCATTCACATCTCCCAAGGTTTGTGAAATCACAGATCTTGTGCGATTTTCAATCCTGCAGCTAAAGTCAGATCCTAAAGCTCACAGCCTTTACCTGAACAAAATGAGATGGAGGAATTTCCATCGTATTTGGCTCATGAAGTCTGTCCAACTGCATTCAGTCCTTTAACtgcaagaaaatatatattttatgtataattCAGACAATGACACACCTGGCCCTTACCTCAGTTATCATTTTTGTTATTGCTGctataaactttttattaagtAGTTTCAGAAAGCGTGGCATCAACACACAGACAGTAAAGATGTTAGCCCATaaaatacagcagtaaaacagcCAATGGGTCGCTGGCTAATCCATCCACTGTTATTGGCCAATGCTACTTCTGTTGCATAAAAGTGATTGGACAGTGTACACGCAGACTATATGTCAGCACAGGAGcctttttcaaacattataaTCACctttttaaagtgtgtgtgtgtttttattattcatttattttttcaaagcaaaaaaaccGTCTCCAgtggaaatacattttcttggTACTAATACCATGAAAAAGTGGTCTAAAGTGTCAAAATGTGGAAGAAGCACATTTCTGCCACCATGAGACGATGCCACAGTTCAAATATTGACTCCTTAACATGAACATggcatcataaaaaaaattctgtttgtgATTCTGAAGAAACTCGCATCACCATTAGCGGAAAAGAGAGACGTGTTCACACCGACCACAGGAAGCTCGGTGACGCCACAACACCGTGAGAGGAAGGAGCGCGATCAGGAGAACAAGGAGAACATTGGTGACGAGAAAGGGGTCGATGTATTTGCTCTGCCTCACCCCCGGACCCCTGCGTCCAGTAAGAAGAATCGACCCAACAGGAACGTGCTGAACACACCCAATCAGAACACAAACTGCAACGGCACCAAAGCCAGTGTGGCCACACCTAAAGGCAAGTGGAGTTTTATTGTTGGTAAACCAGCGAAAGTAATTGAATACAGAAcctcagaaaatgtatttgtacaGTAATTGTTTGTTCCTCCTAACAAGGGGTTGAAGTAAACTCCACATTAGATTAAATTTACATTAATGAACTGCCCTCTCCACATCCCCCTCTTTCATTTATCCTATTCCCTCGGCCTCTCGCTGCTCTCATAATCGCAAGTGCCACGACCACATGCCGCACATTTGCAAGTAAATTGTCTTCTggtaataaaatcatttattggccctgttttttttaaatattattattcaaaagCCACtcatatttcaataatttagctgTCATTACAGCCACTGAAAAACGGACCCACACATCCACTTATCACTGTCAACTCAAAGGTGAGGTTATTATCTGGAAGCTAATTATTTGTCACTTATCTGTAAATGAAGGGCACTAATATGAATGGAGAATCCTAATTATTTGTCACAGTGTCTTCTCTGCTCAGACGTCCAGCCTCATTAGTTCTTCAGAAATTCGGCCAACAGCCAGCTGACTTGCTGCATCTTGACCCAGCTGATGTTGAATCCTCTGTGCTCAGCTCGCCGCGACTCTTTGCGCTGCCTCTTGTTTTGCTGGCAGTGTGTGGACGTGCTGCTGGTGACATCCTtgtccacacacacatactcagtGGTCTGTGTATGTCCGTCCCCAGGCGCGTGCTGTGACAGGTGTAGCTGTCTTCTCCCTTTGCTTACTGTCCCACATGGGCTGTAGTGACATGTGTTCTCTTGCCACTAAAGCCCAGCGCTCCGTGTTGCTCGTTTTTAGGCTTTGTTATCAGAGCCACACAGTTATTAACCATAAGCGTAAAAGGTTTTCACCTGAACATTTCCAGATGTAATCCAATACTTTGTTAGGGGTCATTATTTCACAATGTCTAATAATTTTACCtacagttttattaaagtttgcaTTGGGTGAAagagtgaaaaattaaaactccaCAACTTCATTTTATTATACGGCACAAGTTCATTTGGACTTGCGCAAAGAAGAAAATTAGGGGTTTGgtcaattgtttttaaaatcctgtttatTTCCTCTTAAATGGGGCCATAGTggtaagaaaaatgcaaataccTTGAGTTACATCCTGGAAAAACTGACTTTTGGTTGTAACTTTAGCTGTTTAACTagaatatatatttctttatttagtcGTTTCTCTTGACTATTACATATGATCAGTCACCAACGTGAGAAAACGAAGCGTAGCACTTGGTTTACTCTTTCAAGAACAGCTGAGGATGCTTTTCCAAGACCGTGCTTAATTGTTCTGAGAAAATTGCTTCACATTACGTCACAAAAATTGGTACACAATTCCCCAAAGCATCAAAGAAGGACGGTTCCCTTAGTGGCTAATGCACTCTGCAGGAGCTCCTGTAACTGAAGTGGTATAATTGTTCCTAATGTTAACCTCCCTGTTTATTATCTAAGCTTAAAATACTGaagaactatttttttaaataattaaagataAGTGGTTTTGTTCCTAATTtgattttccaaaataaagcaacttcCTTATCAGTAAggttttgtctctgttttccCAATCATTGTTCAATCatctttaagatttttttcctgGGTTTATTAGAGACGTTTTGCTTCTGGTTTACAGTAGTCtaaaattagttgtttttttacacatgtaAATTACTCAAGCTTATAAAATGACTGGCCATGCTAGTGGATAGCTTGGCTTTGAAATTTATTTACCCGTCTTGCCATATTTTCTTGGCTGTCAATAGGTTGTGAGATTTTATCCAAGGAGCAGAACAAGAATAGAGCTACTGAGAATGATTCTGCAAACCTGGAAGTATTGGCCTTCAGTCCAGAGCGAAGGTGAGTTCATCACACAGTAACTGTAgcttaaaaaacacacagactcaCGCAGGTGGAGGGTCGGTGTTGAGTGATCTCATGGTTCCTGCCCAGGTCCAGGTCTTTGGACATGGCTGCTTCAGGAGacagtgggaagaaaaagcGAGGAGGGAAGATGTTTGGCTCCTTGGAAAGGGGCCTAGACAAGGTCATCACGATGCTCACCCCAAGCAAAAGACGAGCTCTGCGAGACACGCCAAGGAAGATTAAGGTATGCCACACAACAGCAGTACAGGTATACAGAAGTGGCAGAGCTTCAAAACTATCTGCAAATGCCACAAGATAATATTCAG harbors:
- the melk gene encoding maternal embryonic leucine zipper kinase translates to MPVERTEDRGAAELHKYYELYETIGSGGFAKVKLGRHLLTGEKVAIKIMNKKDLGDDLPRVKVEIAAMKNLSHQHVCRLYHVIETSTQIFMVLEYCPGGELFDYIIAKDKLSEQETRVFFRQIVSAMAYVHSQGYAHRDLKPENLLIDADRNLKLIDFGLCAKPKGGLGYELMTCCGSPAYAAPELIQGKAYIGSEADVWSMGVLLFALLCGYLPFDDDNCMILYRKIMRGKYDNPQWLSPGSVILLNQMMQVDPKRRLTVRQLLDHPWVMKDYNSPVEWLSRQPVAYIDEDCITEMAVNMKRSRESTAALVKEWKYDQVTATYLLLLSKKQKGKPVRLRPEVRLCEDSPLHQGLQKREALHFSEDEDAVIIGSLDFCSDYIDDSPWVSVRQHKTQAGRGRQDENKDMKLASPLAEKRDVFTPTTGSSVTPQHRERKERDQENKENIGDEKGVDVFALPHPRTPASSKKNRPNRNVLNTPNQNTNCNGTKASVATPKGCEILSKEQNKNRATENDSANLEVLAFSPERRSRSLDMAASGDSGKKKRGGKMFGSLERGLDKVITMLTPSKRRALRDTPRKIKAQYNVTLTSQTNPDQVLNQILSVLPEKNVDFTQKGYTLKCQTWNDSEKVAMAFELEVCLLQRPEVVGVRRQRLKGDAWVYKHLVEDILSTSSI